One genomic region from Halococcus qingdaonensis encodes:
- a CDS encoding TAXI family TRAP transporter solute-binding subunit produces MAKNDSSGNLKGDTTGSSRRTFLRTAGALGVVGATGLAGCAGGGGGNGSGGNGTSGGSGGGNGSGGNGSGGGGGSNNLVWDAGGTGGTYYPLSNEIKQIVQSNTDFSLQVRSTGASVENVGSLADGSADFALIQNDIASFAKNGTGIDAFQDNAIKNLRGVATLYPETITVVTPGSSDVEKIADLSGKTINTGDLGSGTQVDAKTILEAVGVSDFTEQNTDFSQAAEQIQNGDIDASFVVGGWPVGAISELAETSSIGIVAIDGDERKQVKQAADFFANDEIPGGTYQGVSDAKPTVAVQAMIATTTQVPEETVQNVTAAIFDNVSDLTIKTDSISADSAQDGMSIDLHPGAAAYFDSAGGGSGTASGGTTMDGGTDEGMGTEAGTAMGNDTTSS; encoded by the coding sequence ATGGCAAAAAATGACTCTAGTGGGAACCTGAAGGGAGACACGACGGGCTCCTCCCGACGGACGTTCCTGCGAACGGCCGGCGCGCTCGGCGTCGTCGGTGCGACCGGGCTCGCAGGCTGTGCCGGTGGCGGCGGTGGCAACGGCTCCGGCGGCAACGGGACGAGCGGCGGGAGCGGTGGTGGCAACGGCTCCGGCGGGAACGGCTCCGGTGGTGGGGGCGGCTCCAACAACCTCGTCTGGGACGCCGGCGGCACCGGCGGGACCTACTACCCGCTCTCGAACGAGATCAAACAGATCGTCCAGTCGAACACCGACTTCAGCCTGCAGGTGCGTTCGACGGGTGCCTCCGTCGAGAACGTTGGCAGCCTCGCCGACGGGTCGGCCGACTTCGCGCTGATCCAGAACGACATCGCCTCGTTCGCGAAAAACGGCACGGGTATCGACGCCTTCCAGGACAACGCGATCAAGAACCTGCGCGGCGTCGCCACGCTCTACCCGGAGACGATCACCGTCGTCACGCCCGGCAGCAGCGACGTCGAAAAGATCGCCGACCTGAGCGGCAAGACGATCAACACCGGCGATCTCGGCAGCGGGACGCAGGTCGACGCGAAGACGATCCTCGAAGCAGTAGGTGTCTCCGATTTCACCGAACAGAACACCGACTTCTCGCAGGCCGCCGAACAGATCCAGAACGGCGACATCGACGCCTCGTTCGTCGTCGGCGGCTGGCCGGTCGGCGCGATCTCGGAGCTCGCCGAGACGAGTTCGATCGGCATCGTCGCCATCGACGGCGACGAGCGCAAGCAGGTCAAACAGGCCGCGGACTTCTTCGCCAACGACGAGATTCCGGGCGGCACCTACCAGGGCGTCAGCGACGCCAAACCCACCGTCGCCGTCCAGGCGATGATCGCCACGACGACGCAGGTGCCCGAGGAGACGGTCCAGAACGTGACGGCCGCGATCTTCGACAACGTCTCCGATCTCACGATCAAGACGGACTCCATCAGCGCCGACTCCGCCCAGGACGGGATGTCGATCGATCTCCATCCCGGTGCGGCGGCGTACTTCGACTCGGCGGGCGGTGGCTCCGGCACCGCGAGCGGTGGGACGACGATGGATGGCGGTACCGACGAGGGGATGGGAACGGAGGCCGGAACCGCGATGGGCAACGACACCACCTCGTCCTAA
- a CDS encoding polysaccharide deacetylase family protein, with amino-acid sequence MTHSPAVLSVDLEFFTHLPAYRNARGRTDRDDIGLAAVDDLLAVFDDYDVSTTFFVVSDIAERHPDCVERVAAAGHEIASHTHRHRHLTTLDERDRRDEIDRSRTLLEDVTGTSVTGFRAPSFDTAADHFSMLAAAGYEYDSSIVPCRSIPGWYGGDHDIDSPVPATQVQSAAPDTITELPVSAFPGLRLPLTGTWLRFFGPRYTTTGMRLLARRGIRPVLYVHPWEFADLPDVAGVPNRVYWHTGSWMRRSLLRILDGPFEFVTARSAVESATESDDPASSTASDTVVGGR; translated from the coding sequence ATGACTCACTCGCCGGCCGTTCTCTCGGTCGATCTCGAATTCTTCACCCATCTTCCCGCCTATCGGAACGCACGCGGGCGGACCGACCGAGACGACATCGGTCTCGCTGCCGTCGACGATCTCCTCGCCGTCTTCGACGACTACGACGTATCGACGACGTTTTTCGTGGTTAGCGACATCGCCGAGCGCCATCCCGACTGTGTCGAACGGGTCGCCGCTGCTGGTCACGAGATCGCCTCACATACCCACCGCCATCGCCATCTCACGACGCTGGACGAGCGCGATCGTCGCGACGAAATCGATCGCTCTCGGACGCTCCTCGAAGACGTGACGGGAACGTCGGTCACGGGATTTCGTGCGCCGTCGTTCGATACTGCTGCGGACCACTTCTCGATGCTCGCGGCAGCCGGCTACGAGTACGACTCCAGCATCGTTCCGTGTCGGTCGATTCCGGGCTGGTACGGCGGCGACCACGATATCGACAGCCCCGTGCCGGCGACGCAGGTGCAGTCGGCCGCTCCCGACACGATCACCGAACTGCCGGTGAGTGCCTTCCCCGGGCTCCGCCTTCCGCTTACGGGTACCTGGCTCCGATTTTTCGGTCCCCGATATACGACCACTGGCATGCGACTGCTCGCCCGTCGTGGGATCCGTCCGGTTCTCTACGTCCATCCGTGGGAGTTCGCCGACCTTCCGGACGTGGCAGGCGTTCCGAACCGGGTGTACTGGCACACCGGTAGCTGGATGCGCCGCTCACTGCTCAGGATACTCGACGGTCCGTTCGAGTTCGTCACCGCACGGTCGGCCGTCGAGAGCGCGACCGAGAGCGATGACCCGGCCAGCAGTACCGCCAGCGACACTGTCGTTGGAGGGCGGTAG
- a CDS encoding MDR family MFS transporter, with translation MEERERQFVTIGVLVGIFLAAIDGTVVTTAMPTVVAALGGLELYPWVFTSYMLFTAVTMPLFGRLADAYGRKKLFYVGIAAFVAGSVLSGAAGSMAELVAFRAIQGIGGGAMLALPYTILGVIYPPERRGWAIGLGGSVWGVASVLGPPLGYAIVSTLGWRWVFYVNVPVGIIAVAFIATTLDESTGAATGDIDYAGALAIAVGVGTILIGLELLTTQPLAAGVAVVIGLASLGGFYLAERRASEPIIPLALFGDRTFLATITAGFLTSFVVFAGLTYIPLFVQSVHGGANSSAIAVVPISIGWSGMSVLAGRMTERIGERRLSIVGTACIAVSFAAGAFWTPATSLVVIVAVAFVMGVGMGTVTPPLLTVIQNHLGAEQMGLATSSQQFFRQLGGAMGVSVLGFVITTLARGQLAAVPGVSTLGDLQRVLFETNTPPAGAAAALASGLSSAFVVSAVIGLVSLVVVFGLPRGESGDGANTERADPATD, from the coding sequence GTGGAGGAGCGAGAACGGCAGTTCGTGACCATCGGCGTACTGGTCGGGATCTTCCTCGCCGCGATCGACGGCACCGTCGTGACGACCGCGATGCCGACGGTTGTCGCCGCGCTCGGCGGGCTCGAACTCTACCCATGGGTGTTCACCTCGTATATGCTGTTCACCGCGGTGACGATGCCGCTGTTCGGCCGACTGGCCGACGCCTACGGCCGGAAGAAGCTCTTCTACGTCGGCATCGCCGCCTTCGTCGCCGGTAGCGTGCTCTCGGGTGCGGCCGGCAGCATGGCCGAACTCGTCGCCTTTCGTGCGATCCAGGGCATCGGCGGTGGGGCGATGCTCGCGCTACCCTACACCATTCTCGGCGTGATCTACCCGCCAGAGCGCCGTGGCTGGGCCATCGGACTCGGCGGCTCGGTCTGGGGCGTTGCGAGCGTGCTCGGCCCACCGCTCGGCTACGCGATCGTCTCGACGCTCGGCTGGCGCTGGGTCTTCTACGTGAACGTCCCCGTCGGAATCATCGCGGTCGCGTTCATCGCGACGACGCTCGACGAATCGACGGGCGCAGCCACGGGCGATATCGACTACGCAGGGGCACTCGCCATCGCAGTGGGCGTCGGCACGATCCTGATCGGCCTCGAACTGCTCACGACTCAGCCGCTCGCTGCCGGCGTCGCCGTCGTGATCGGTCTCGCCTCGCTCGGCGGCTTCTATCTCGCCGAACGCCGGGCCAGCGAACCGATCATTCCACTGGCGCTGTTCGGCGATCGGACCTTTCTCGCCACCATCACCGCCGGTTTCCTCACGAGCTTCGTCGTCTTCGCCGGGCTGACCTACATCCCGCTGTTCGTCCAGAGTGTTCACGGCGGCGCGAACAGCTCGGCGATCGCGGTCGTGCCGATCTCGATCGGCTGGTCGGGCATGAGTGTACTCGCGGGCCGTATGACCGAACGCATCGGCGAACGCCGGCTCTCGATCGTCGGCACGGCCTGTATCGCGGTGAGTTTCGCCGCGGGCGCGTTCTGGACGCCCGCAACGTCGCTCGTCGTGATCGTCGCCGTCGCGTTCGTCATGGGTGTCGGCATGGGGACGGTGACGCCACCGTTGCTCACCGTGATCCAGAACCATCTCGGAGCCGAGCAGATGGGGCTCGCGACCTCCTCCCAGCAGTTCTTCCGCCAGCTCGGCGGCGCGATGGGTGTGTCCGTGCTCGGGTTCGTGATCACGACGCTCGCACGCGGACAGCTCGCGGCCGTCCCCGGCGTGTCGACGCTCGGTGACCTCCAGCGCGTGCTCTTCGAGACGAACACGCCGCCGGCGGGGGCGGCCGCCGCGCTGGCGAGCGGGCTCTCGTCGGCGTTCGTCGTTTCGGCTGTCATCGGGCTCGTTTCGCTCGTGGTCGTCTTCGGGCTCCCACGCGGGGAAAGCGGAGATGGTGCGAACACCGAACGGGCCGATCCCGCCACGGACTGA
- a CDS encoding pre-peptidase codes for MKTSRRRFLTAGAAGIAGLGTLGSARAAPDRHTLTIDGFGPSTTYSFTVGGDLEKSTADGATIDRSDRIVDRSAHGAVGDGKDAYTFTGELSSFDFDGSGEINVLLDGEPAHVGNRPDHTLVIDGFGTTTPYSFVIGKGTASQSDACDASVNDSDRTTDFGTGGAVRSGTDAYVYDGFLQSFDFDRTGEINVTIDGEAAHVGRRPDRTLTIAGDGEYTPYELSVSGSIRGIIEIDEEQAIVDSPTVSGAVSGDGRDTYTYDGDLTELTYPDDCSPVIHSNDEVVTRTDY; via the coding sequence GTGAAGACGTCACGCCGGCGATTCCTCACGGCGGGGGCAGCGGGGATCGCCGGACTCGGCACGCTCGGCAGCGCACGCGCGGCCCCCGACAGGCACACGCTCACCATCGACGGCTTCGGCCCGTCGACCACCTACTCGTTCACCGTCGGCGGCGATCTCGAAAAGAGCACGGCCGACGGCGCAACGATCGATCGCAGCGACCGGATCGTCGATCGGAGCGCCCACGGGGCGGTCGGCGACGGCAAAGACGCCTACACGTTCACCGGCGAGCTCTCCTCGTTCGACTTCGATGGTTCGGGCGAGATCAACGTCCTGCTCGATGGTGAGCCAGCGCACGTCGGGAACCGCCCCGATCACACGCTCGTCATCGACGGGTTCGGCACGACCACGCCCTACTCGTTCGTCATCGGGAAGGGGACTGCCAGCCAGAGCGACGCCTGCGATGCAAGCGTCAACGACAGCGACCGTACCACCGACTTCGGCACTGGCGGCGCGGTCCGGTCCGGAACGGACGCGTACGTCTACGACGGCTTCCTCCAGTCGTTCGACTTCGATCGGACCGGCGAGATCAACGTCACCATCGACGGGGAGGCCGCCCACGTCGGCCGGCGTCCCGATCGAACGCTGACGATCGCCGGCGATGGCGAGTACACCCCCTACGAGCTCTCGGTCAGCGGCTCGATCCGGGGGATAATCGAGATCGACGAGGAACAGGCTATCGTCGACAGCCCCACCGTCTCCGGTGCCGTGAGCGGCGACGGACGTGACACGTACACCTACGATGGCGACCTGACCGAACTCACGTACCCCGACGACTGCTCGCCCGTGATACACAGCAACGACGAGGTCGTCACCAGAACCGACTACTGA
- a CDS encoding alkaline phosphatase family protein, translating to MTRTFVVGLDGAGWRLLEPWIEAGELPNLAALRSGGVWAESRSCLPPVTFPNWKCYSSGKDPGGFGVFWFENVDLANERIETTDSRDFHTAELWDYLNDAGRSTGVVNMPTMYPPRELDGVVVSGGPSTVEGEYRSISSGYTYPEGLDQRLTEEFDYRVHPEPLLSSNEERGAEVDAILSVLESRFEVALRLFEEQELDFMHVTLFYLNVLHHFFWDDEPTLRAWKLVDEWLGRLDDLDDTNLVVLSDHGSAPTTTEFYINEWLAENDYQSRERTIEDVLRTVGLDRENVLRVAKRVGAVDVLKRTVPERLQQLVPQRAGVKRGRKLEAIDLDRTSAVASSQGPIYLNPEFETDALRDELIETLRSVSDEEGPLFTAVHRGEDVYSGPYLDLAPEIVVDQRSGVHVNDGVGGGSIHTDPDRWAAENTPHGIFMANGPDFDTRGEIDRISILDIAPTLLVTNGTAVPEDMRGDVLPIFTEDPSWDSREPIQLDRHDTKQHSEQVSDRLKQLGYME from the coding sequence ATGACACGGACGTTCGTCGTCGGTCTCGACGGTGCGGGCTGGCGATTGCTCGAACCGTGGATCGAGGCCGGTGAGCTCCCGAATCTCGCCGCGCTTCGGTCCGGCGGCGTGTGGGCCGAGAGTCGGAGCTGCCTCCCGCCCGTGACGTTCCCGAACTGGAAGTGTTACTCTTCCGGCAAAGATCCCGGCGGCTTCGGCGTGTTCTGGTTCGAAAACGTCGACCTCGCGAACGAACGCATCGAAACGACCGACAGCCGTGATTTCCACACTGCGGAGCTGTGGGACTACCTCAACGACGCCGGACGCTCGACGGGCGTCGTCAACATGCCGACGATGTACCCGCCGCGTGAACTCGACGGCGTCGTCGTCTCCGGCGGACCGAGCACCGTCGAGGGGGAGTATCGCTCGATCAGTTCGGGGTATACCTATCCCGAGGGACTCGATCAGCGGCTCACCGAGGAGTTCGATTACCGAGTCCATCCCGAACCGCTCCTCTCCTCGAACGAGGAACGCGGTGCGGAAGTCGACGCCATTCTCTCGGTGCTCGAAAGCCGCTTCGAAGTCGCACTGCGGCTGTTCGAGGAGCAGGAGCTCGATTTCATGCACGTGACGCTGTTTTACCTCAACGTCCTGCATCACTTCTTCTGGGACGACGAGCCAACCCTGCGGGCGTGGAAACTCGTCGACGAGTGGCTCGGACGACTGGACGACCTCGACGACACCAACCTCGTCGTTCTCTCGGATCATGGGAGCGCGCCGACGACGACGGAGTTCTATATCAACGAGTGGCTCGCCGAGAACGACTACCAGTCCCGCGAACGGACCATCGAGGACGTCCTCCGAACGGTCGGTCTCGATCGGGAGAACGTTCTGCGCGTCGCAAAACGCGTCGGTGCCGTCGACGTCCTGAAACGAACCGTTCCCGAACGGCTTCAACAGCTGGTCCCACAGCGAGCGGGCGTCAAGCGCGGACGGAAACTCGAAGCGATCGATCTCGATCGGACGAGCGCCGTCGCGAGTTCACAGGGTCCGATCTATCTCAACCCCGAGTTCGAGACCGACGCCCTCCGCGACGAACTCATCGAGACGCTCCGCTCGGTCTCGGACGAGGAGGGGCCACTGTTCACTGCAGTTCATCGCGGTGAGGACGTTTACTCCGGTCCATATCTCGACCTCGCACCCGAAATCGTCGTCGACCAGCGATCAGGCGTCCACGTCAACGATGGGGTCGGCGGTGGCTCGATCCACACCGATCCCGACCGCTGGGCAGCGGAGAACACACCACACGGCATCTTCATGGCCAACGGCCCCGATTTCGACACTCGCGGTGAGATCGACCGGATCAGTATCCTCGATATCGCACCGACGCTGTTGGTCACGAACGGAACTGCCGTTCCGGAGGACATGCGTGGTGACGTGCTGCCGATCTTCACTGAGGACCCCTCGTGGGACTCTCGTGAGCCGATACAGCTGGATCGGCACGACACGAAGCAACACTCCGAACAGGTCTCGGACCGACTCAAGCAGTTGGGGTATATGGAGTAG
- a CDS encoding lysylphosphatidylglycerol synthase transmembrane domain-containing protein, with protein MDSKRRAWLFRAAQYLLGALTLAWVLGQVEWERTVSLFASVSIETTVALIAVSGVGLLVALAMWHVLLDRIEDTRFRAAIDTGLIVLFVNHLLPSRLSGRAVAPFVVHHRTGMAYPGAVGVSGVHTGLYAILYGLVAFLGLVLSVGQLPLGLALVLVLSTALYAAAGTAVLLAGINLSAVERIAGGIERIARRVPVVGDRLAALARKLPEFSAASAATFRTLLRDPVAIVSYTAGFVVAQLIVPGLRVWLIFESLGVSLEPALFLPFYLIMAYSVTLLPLTPGGVGVTEATATAVFIALGVPSTAIVTAIFVDRLLGSYLPALVGWYPSLKMDLSKLVESPSQD; from the coding sequence ATGGATTCGAAACGTCGGGCATGGCTGTTCAGAGCTGCCCAGTATCTCCTCGGAGCGCTCACGCTCGCATGGGTGCTTGGACAGGTCGAGTGGGAACGCACGGTATCGCTGTTCGCTTCGGTCTCCATCGAAACGACCGTGGCGCTCATCGCCGTGAGCGGCGTTGGACTTCTCGTTGCGCTTGCCATGTGGCACGTGCTGCTCGACAGGATCGAAGACACACGCTTTCGGGCCGCCATCGATACCGGTCTCATCGTCCTCTTCGTCAACCATCTCCTGCCATCACGGCTGTCGGGGCGGGCCGTCGCCCCGTTCGTCGTCCACCACCGGACCGGCATGGCGTATCCGGGTGCCGTCGGCGTTTCGGGCGTTCACACCGGCCTGTATGCGATTCTGTACGGTCTCGTTGCATTCCTCGGTCTCGTACTCAGTGTGGGCCAACTGCCGCTGGGACTTGCGCTCGTTCTCGTGCTCTCGACCGCACTGTATGCCGCCGCCGGAACGGCCGTGTTGCTCGCCGGTATCAATCTCAGCGCCGTCGAGCGCATTGCGGGCGGGATCGAGCGCATCGCTCGCCGTGTTCCGGTCGTGGGCGATCGGCTCGCAGCACTTGCGAGAAAACTCCCCGAATTCTCGGCGGCATCGGCGGCTACCTTCCGTACGCTGCTGCGCGACCCCGTTGCGATCGTCTCCTACACGGCCGGGTTCGTGGTTGCACAGCTGATCGTCCCCGGCCTGCGAGTGTGGCTGATCTTCGAGAGTCTTGGCGTCAGTCTGGAGCCAGCGCTCTTCCTGCCGTTCTATCTCATCATGGCATACAGCGTCACGCTGTTACCGCTCACGCCGGGCGGCGTCGGCGTCACCGAGGCGACGGCGACGGCGGTGTTCATCGCCCTCGGCGTGCCGAGTACGGCGATCGTCACGGCGATTTTCGTCGATCGACTGCTCGGCTCCTATCTCCCAGCGCTCGTCGGCTGGTATCCCTCCCTCAAGATGGATCTCTCGAAACTCGTCGAGTCACCGAGTCAGGACTGA
- a CDS encoding macro domain-containing protein: MEFTVVQGDIAAQEADALVNAAGTSLEMGSGVAGALRRGAGEEINKAAVSQGPIDLGTVAVTDAYDLDAEWVLHAAAMPHYGDGQATAESIRAATRNSLARADDLGCESLVLPALGCGVAGFDLREGVRLICEELAAYDPASLTDVRLIGYSDSEVETIREVVTDVHDDE; the protein is encoded by the coding sequence ATGGAGTTCACCGTGGTACAGGGCGATATCGCCGCCCAGGAGGCCGATGCGCTCGTGAACGCCGCCGGCACGAGTCTGGAGATGGGATCGGGCGTTGCGGGGGCGCTCAGACGCGGTGCGGGCGAGGAGATCAACAAGGCGGCCGTCTCACAGGGACCCATCGATCTCGGTACCGTGGCCGTCACCGACGCCTACGACCTCGATGCCGAGTGGGTGCTCCACGCCGCCGCGATGCCACATTACGGGGACGGACAAGCCACCGCCGAGAGCATCCGTGCGGCGACGCGAAACAGCCTCGCACGTGCCGACGATCTGGGCTGTGAGTCGCTCGTGCTGCCGGCACTGGGCTGTGGCGTCGCCGGATTCGATCTCAGGGAGGGCGTCCGACTCATCTGCGAGGAACTCGCAGCGTACGATCCGGCTTCGTTGACCGACGTTCGACTCATCGGCTACAGCGACAGCGAGGTCGAAACCATCCGCGAAGTGGTGACCGACGTTCATGACGACGAGTAA
- a CDS encoding RNA-guided endonuclease InsQ/TnpB family protein, with amino-acid sequence MAKKVVTRTQRARICNLSQVRDDLDSLGFAASKLWNVARWTAGRVWDACGQIPGAGDLKSYLKGSGRYVDLHSQSSQRVLEELDEAFTGWYGHRDNGNEKANPPGYRKHNEQHPRSTVTFKQKGFKHDADNGRIRLSKGRNLKESRSDFVLCEYDVIGPRGTTIENVQQVRAVYEHGVWRLHIVCDVAIEASDTPGNGVAGVDLGICNVAAVSFGDESLLYPGGAFKEDEYYFLKKRARCDESTSREARRLDQRRTDRRTHFFHTLSKDIIEECVGREVGTLIVGDLGGIREDTETGEAVNWGTHGNLDLHGWPFNRLWKMLKYKGEIKGIDVVRKSERDTSRTCAVCGHEDESQRKERGLYVCEKCGTVANADCGGAENIRQRAEVPPNPSAPRSDRSNGWLAQPVVRLFDRSEGRFAPREQVAQTNREP; translated from the coding sequence ATGGCGAAAAAGGTCGTCACGCGCACCCAGCGCGCTCGCATCTGCAACCTCTCGCAGGTGCGTGACGACCTCGATTCGCTCGGGTTCGCCGCCAGCAAGCTCTGGAACGTGGCCCGCTGGACAGCGGGCCGCGTTTGGGATGCTTGCGGCCAAATTCCCGGTGCTGGCGACCTCAAATCGTACCTCAAAGGCAGTGGACGCTATGTGGATTTACACAGCCAATCCAGTCAGCGAGTTCTCGAAGAACTCGATGAGGCGTTCACCGGATGGTACGGCCACCGCGACAACGGGAACGAGAAAGCGAACCCGCCCGGCTACCGCAAACACAACGAACAACACCCACGCTCGACGGTCACGTTCAAGCAGAAAGGCTTCAAACACGACGCCGACAACGGCCGAATTCGCCTCTCGAAAGGACGAAATCTCAAAGAAAGCCGCTCTGACTTCGTACTCTGCGAGTACGATGTCATCGGTCCACGCGGAACAACCATCGAGAACGTCCAACAGGTGCGTGCCGTCTACGAACACGGCGTCTGGCGCTTGCATATCGTCTGTGACGTTGCAATCGAGGCCTCCGACACACCCGGCAACGGAGTTGCCGGGGTTGACCTCGGTATCTGCAACGTCGCTGCCGTCTCGTTCGGTGACGAATCCCTGTTGTATCCTGGTGGCGCGTTCAAGGAGGACGAATACTACTTCCTCAAGAAGCGGGCCAGATGTGATGAGAGTACGTCGCGCGAAGCGCGACGACTCGACCAACGGCGAACCGACCGCCGTACGCACTTCTTCCATACCCTCTCGAAAGACATCATCGAGGAATGTGTCGGGCGAGAGGTCGGGACGTTGATCGTCGGGGACCTCGGCGGCATCCGCGAAGATACTGAGACCGGCGAGGCCGTCAATTGGGGTACACACGGCAACCTCGATCTACACGGCTGGCCGTTCAACCGCTTGTGGAAGATGCTCAAGTACAAAGGCGAAATCAAAGGTATCGACGTGGTTCGCAAGAGCGAGCGGGACACGTCGAGGACGTGTGCCGTGTGCGGCCACGAAGATGAGAGTCAGCGCAAAGAGCGTGGGTTGTACGTTTGTGAGAAATGCGGAACCGTGGCGAATGCCGATTGTGGTGGCGCGGAGAATATCCGGCAGAGAGCAGAAGTACCTCCGAATCCGAGCGCTCCGCGCTCGGATAGGAGTAACGGCTGGTTGGCACAGCCAGTGGTTCGCCTGTTCGACCGTAGCGAGGGCCGTTTTGCCCCGCGAGAACAGGTCGCTCAAACGAACCGCGAACCCTAA
- a CDS encoding DUF2304 family protein, with product MPVWEAGLQTANGPVLQAFGLDSGTLTAFLIGLAVVIFLWGFERYRTTFSRQEFLIAIALSLGVFAAGAFPAVYSALASAFHVERRSLIVSLLANSALVLLVLYLLAQVRSNQLSITELTRDLAVERATETASNDTSTERTVCVVIPAYNEAESIRNVVSSLPESVHGYAVETLVVSDGSTDGTVDRVASTGATAVEHPLNQGQGGALKTGFELAQQRGADIVVTIDADGQHPIDQLDALVAPIADDAADYVVGSRYAGVDESGNGVARRAGIRLFTKVINVITKSNITDCTNGFRAIRGAQLDDLTLTEERFSAPELIIEARKNGLRIREIPVSIAQRETGTTKKPKLGYALGLARTIFTTWIR from the coding sequence ATGCCGGTGTGGGAAGCAGGCCTGCAGACTGCAAACGGACCCGTGTTGCAAGCCTTCGGGCTCGACAGTGGCACGCTCACCGCGTTCCTCATCGGCCTCGCCGTCGTGATTTTCCTCTGGGGGTTCGAGCGCTACCGAACCACGTTCTCGCGGCAGGAGTTCCTGATCGCGATCGCCCTCTCGCTCGGCGTGTTCGCCGCCGGAGCGTTTCCGGCCGTGTACAGTGCCCTCGCGTCGGCGTTTCACGTCGAACGCCGGTCGCTCATCGTGTCGTTGCTCGCGAACAGCGCGCTGGTGTTGCTCGTCCTGTATCTGTTGGCTCAGGTGCGGAGCAACCAACTGTCGATCACCGAACTCACACGGGATCTCGCAGTGGAGCGAGCCACCGAGACGGCCAGCAACGACACCAGCACGGAACGAACGGTCTGTGTGGTGATTCCCGCCTACAACGAGGCCGAAAGCATCCGAAACGTCGTCAGTTCACTGCCGGAATCGGTCCACGGCTACGCGGTCGAAACGCTCGTCGTCTCCGATGGATCGACCGATGGAACGGTCGACCGGGTTGCATCGACCGGGGCGACTGCCGTCGAGCATCCGCTCAATCAGGGACAGGGCGGCGCACTCAAGACGGGCTTCGAACTCGCCCAGCAGCGCGGTGCCGACATCGTCGTCACGATCGACGCCGATGGCCAACACCCGATCGACCAGCTCGACGCGCTCGTCGCGCCGATCGCCGACGATGCGGCCGACTACGTGGTCGGCTCACGGTATGCGGGTGTCGACGAATCGGGGAACGGTGTCGCTCGCCGAGCCGGAATCCGACTGTTCACGAAGGTGATCAACGTGATCACCAAGTCGAACATCACCGACTGTACGAACGGGTTTCGCGCGATCCGCGGGGCACAGCTCGACGACCTCACACTCACCGAAGAGCGGTTCAGTGCGCCCGAACTCATCATCGAAGCCCGCAAAAACGGGCTGCGGATCCGAGAGATCCCGGTCTCCATCGCGCAGCGTGAAACCGGAACGACGAAAAAGCCGAAACTCGGCTACGCACTCGGCCTCGCTCGCACCATCTTCACCACGTGGATCAGGTGA
- a CDS encoding DUF1850 domain-containing protein, whose protein sequence is MTDRQRRTVRLLLVVVAIGLAVTAVAAATPAGRTLVVNDASSGEKLLATPVSNGTPVVLSYNHSVEKTPVHDIYVVRNDSLVMTGMEFQSYGWGLPARANVTRENGSFTFDPQGRYEELYVKPGRTAGHRLRVGNTSYDLVARSDAEGVRLHLTERSVLQNTLDTLDS, encoded by the coding sequence ATGACCGACCGACAGCGACGGACCGTTCGTCTGTTACTCGTGGTAGTAGCCATCGGGCTGGCGGTCACTGCCGTCGCCGCGGCGACGCCGGCCGGGCGTACGCTCGTCGTCAACGATGCAAGCAGTGGCGAGAAACTGCTCGCAACCCCCGTCTCGAACGGGACGCCGGTCGTCCTCAGCTACAATCACAGCGTCGAGAAGACGCCCGTCCACGACATCTACGTCGTCCGGAACGACTCGCTCGTGATGACGGGCATGGAGTTTCAGTCCTATGGCTGGGGGTTACCGGCGCGCGCGAACGTCACCCGCGAGAACGGTTCGTTCACCTTCGATCCGCAGGGACGCTACGAGGAACTGTACGTGAAACCGGGTCGGACCGCCGGCCACCGGCTTCGGGTGGGCAACACCAGCTATGATCTCGTTGCACGGTCGGATGCCGAGGGTGTCCGCCTCCACCTCACCGAACGATCGGTCCTGCAGAACACACTCGATACTCTTGATTCATGA